A single region of the Mycobacterium avium subsp. avium genome encodes:
- a CDS encoding acyl-[acyl-carrier-protein] thioesterase produces MSLDKQMMPVPDGHPDVFDREWPLRVGDIDRTGRLRLDAAARHIQDIGQDQLREMGFEETHPLWIVRRTMLDLIRPIEFNDMLRLRRWCSGTSNRWCEMRVRIDGRKGGLIESEAFWININRETQMPSRIADDFLAGLHKTTSVDRLRWKPYLKPASRDDAVEIHEFPVRVTDIDLFDHMNNSVYWSVIEDYLASHTELMRTPLRVTIEHEAPVALGDKLEIISHVHSAGSTDQFGPELADRTVTTLTYAVGDEAKAVAAIFAR; encoded by the coding sequence GTGAGCCTGGACAAACAAATGATGCCGGTGCCCGACGGTCACCCCGACGTTTTCGATCGCGAATGGCCGCTGCGGGTCGGCGACATCGACCGCACCGGGCGGCTGCGGCTGGACGCCGCGGCCCGCCACATTCAGGACATCGGCCAGGACCAGCTGCGGGAGATGGGTTTCGAGGAGACCCACCCGCTGTGGATCGTCCGGCGCACCATGCTCGACCTGATCCGGCCGATCGAGTTCAACGACATGCTGCGGCTGCGCCGGTGGTGCTCGGGGACCTCGAACCGGTGGTGCGAGATGCGGGTCCGCATCGACGGCCGCAAGGGCGGCCTCATCGAGTCCGAGGCGTTCTGGATCAACATCAACCGGGAAACCCAGATGCCGTCGCGGATCGCCGACGACTTCCTGGCCGGCCTGCACAAGACGACCTCGGTGGACCGGCTGCGCTGGAAGCCCTACCTCAAACCGGCCAGCCGCGACGACGCGGTCGAGATCCACGAGTTCCCGGTCCGGGTCACCGACATCGACCTGTTCGACCACATGAACAACTCCGTGTACTGGAGCGTCATCGAGGACTACCTGGCGTCGCACACCGAGCTGATGCGGACGCCGTTGCGCGTCACCATCGAACACGAGGCGCCGGTGGCCCTGGGCGACAAACTGGAGATCATCTCCCATGTCCACTCCGCCGGATCCACCGATCAATTCGGTCCCGAGCTGGCCGATCGCACTGTTACAACGCTCACATACGCCGTCGGCGACGAGGCCAAAGCCGTCGCCGCGATCTTTGCTCGCTAA
- the ramB gene encoding acetate metabolism transcriptional regulator RamB codes for MSKTFVGSRVRQLRHERGFSQAALAQMLEISPSYLNQIEHDVRPLTVAVLLRITEVFGVDATFFSSQDDTRLVAELREVTMDRDLDIDVDPTEVAEMVSAHPGLARAVVNLHRRYRITTAQLAAATEERFFDGSGTGSITMPHEEVRDYFYQRQNYLHELDTAAEDLTIKMRLHHGDLARELTRRLTEVHGVHINRRIDLGDTVLHRYDPETKTLEISNHLSWGQQVFKMAAELAYLEFGDLIDSLVAQGKFTSEESHKLARLGLANYFAAAAVLPYRQFHDVAENFRYDVERLSSFYSVSYETIAHRLSTLQRPSMRGVPFSFIRVDRAGNMSKRQSATGFHFSSSGGTCPLWNVYETFANPGKILVQIAQMPDGRNYMWVARTVERRAARYGQPGKTFAIGLGCELRHAHRLVYSEGLDVSGGPGTVATPIGAGCRVCERDNCPQRAFPALGRALDLDEHRSTVSPYLVKQP; via the coding sequence GTGTCCAAGACGTTCGTCGGCTCACGCGTTCGCCAGCTGCGTCACGAACGCGGGTTTTCTCAGGCCGCGCTGGCCCAGATGCTGGAGATCTCGCCGAGCTACCTCAACCAGATCGAGCATGACGTCCGCCCGCTGACGGTGGCGGTGCTGCTGCGCATCACCGAGGTGTTCGGGGTGGACGCCACCTTCTTCTCCTCGCAGGACGACACCCGGCTGGTGGCCGAGCTGCGCGAGGTCACCATGGACCGGGACCTGGACATCGACGTCGACCCCACCGAGGTCGCCGAGATGGTCAGCGCCCATCCCGGTCTGGCCCGCGCGGTGGTCAACCTGCACCGGCGGTACCGGATCACCACCGCGCAGCTGGCGGCCGCCACCGAGGAGCGGTTCTTCGACGGCAGCGGCACCGGGTCGATCACCATGCCGCACGAGGAGGTCCGCGACTACTTCTACCAGCGGCAGAACTATCTACACGAGCTGGACACCGCCGCCGAGGACCTCACCATCAAGATGCGGCTGCACCACGGGGATCTGGCCCGGGAGCTGACCCGCCGGCTCACCGAGGTGCACGGCGTGCACATCAACCGCCGCATCGATCTGGGCGACACCGTGCTGCACCGCTACGACCCCGAGACCAAGACGCTGGAGATCAGCAATCACCTGTCGTGGGGGCAGCAGGTGTTCAAGATGGCCGCCGAACTGGCCTACCTGGAGTTCGGCGACCTGATCGACAGCCTGGTGGCGCAGGGCAAGTTCACCAGCGAGGAGTCGCACAAACTGGCCCGGCTCGGGCTGGCCAACTACTTCGCCGCCGCGGCGGTGCTGCCGTATCGCCAATTCCACGACGTCGCCGAGAATTTCCGCTACGACGTCGAGCGGCTGTCGTCGTTCTACTCGGTCAGCTACGAGACCATCGCGCACCGCCTGTCGACGCTGCAGCGGCCGTCGATGCGCGGGGTGCCGTTCTCCTTCATCCGGGTGGACCGGGCCGGCAACATGTCAAAACGCCAGTCCGCCACGGGTTTTCACTTCTCCTCCAGCGGCGGTACCTGCCCGCTGTGGAACGTCTACGAGACGTTCGCCAACCCGGGCAAGATCCTGGTGCAGATCGCCCAGATGCCCGACGGCCGCAACTACATGTGGGTGGCCCGCACCGTGGAGCGGCGCGCGGCCCGGTATGGTCAGCCCGGTAAGACCTTCGCGATCGGCCTGGGCTGCGAGCTGCGCCATGCGCACCGGCTGGTCTATTCGGAGGGACTCGACGTCTCGGGGGGCCCAGGAACAGTGGCGACACCGATCGGCGCGGGCTGCCGGGTCTGCGAACGCGACAACTGCCCGCAGCGCGCCTTCCCCGCGCTCGGCCGCGCCCTCGACCTCGACGAGCACCGCAGCACGGTGTCTCCCTACCTGGTGAAGCAGCCGTGA
- a CDS encoding DUF779 domain-containing protein: protein MEPRPPSGVVITAAAAEVLARLQRQHGPVMFHQSGGCCDGSSPMCYPVGDFLVGDRDVLLGVLDVGADGVPVWISGPQYAAHYRDKHTQLVIDVVPGRGGGFSLEAPDGVRFLSRGRVFSAAEQAAVAAAPIITGADYQHGERPAARGAVVADAACRTCP, encoded by the coding sequence ATGGAGCCGCGGCCCCCGTCCGGAGTCGTCATCACCGCCGCGGCCGCCGAGGTGCTGGCCCGGCTGCAGCGGCAGCACGGCCCGGTGATGTTCCACCAGTCCGGCGGCTGCTGCGACGGGTCGTCGCCGATGTGCTATCCGGTGGGCGACTTCCTGGTCGGCGATCGCGACGTGCTGCTCGGTGTGCTCGACGTCGGCGCTGATGGGGTGCCGGTATGGATCTCGGGCCCGCAGTACGCGGCGCACTACCGCGACAAGCACACCCAGCTGGTCATCGACGTGGTGCCGGGCCGCGGCGGCGGGTTCAGCCTGGAGGCCCCCGACGGCGTCCGGTTCCTGTCCCGCGGCAGGGTTTTCAGCGCGGCCGAACAGGCGGCCGTGGCCGCCGCGCCGATCATCACCGGCGCGGACTACCAGCACGGTGAACGGCCCGCGGCGCGCGGCGCGGTGGTGGCCGACGCGGCCTGCAGGACCTGCCCTTGA
- a CDS encoding 3-hydroxybutyryl-CoA dehydrogenase, with protein MSDAAIQRVGVVGAGQMGSGIAEVSVRADVDVTVFETTEALITAGRNRIVKSLERGVSAGKVTERERDRALSKLTFTTDLKDLADRQLVIEAIIEDDAVKAQVFAELDRVVTDPDAVLASNTSSIPIMKLAAATKNPQRVLGLHFFNPVPVLPLVELVSTLVTDEAAAARTEEFASAVLGKQVVRCSDRSGFVVNALLVPYLLSAIRMVEAGFATVEDVDKAVVAGLSHPMGPLRLSDLVGLDTLKLIADKMFEEFKEPQYGAPPLLLRMVEAGRIGKKTGQGFYTY; from the coding sequence GTGAGTGACGCAGCGATTCAGCGAGTAGGAGTGGTCGGGGCCGGCCAGATGGGATCCGGCATCGCCGAGGTCTCGGTCCGCGCCGACGTCGACGTGACGGTGTTCGAGACCACCGAGGCCCTCATCACGGCGGGACGCAACCGCATCGTGAAGTCGCTGGAGCGGGGCGTGAGCGCCGGCAAGGTCACCGAGCGGGAGCGTGACCGCGCGCTGAGCAAGCTCACCTTCACCACCGACCTGAAAGACCTCGCCGACCGCCAACTGGTCATCGAGGCCATCATCGAGGACGATGCCGTCAAGGCCCAGGTCTTCGCCGAACTCGACCGGGTGGTCACCGACCCCGATGCGGTGCTGGCCTCCAACACCTCCAGCATCCCGATCATGAAGCTCGCCGCGGCGACCAAGAACCCGCAACGGGTGCTGGGGCTGCACTTCTTCAATCCCGTGCCGGTGCTGCCGCTGGTCGAGCTGGTCAGCACGCTGGTCACCGACGAGGCCGCCGCCGCGCGCACCGAGGAGTTCGCCAGCGCGGTGCTGGGCAAGCAGGTGGTGCGCTGCAGCGACCGGTCCGGCTTCGTGGTCAACGCGCTGCTGGTGCCCTACCTGCTGTCGGCGATCCGGATGGTGGAGGCCGGCTTCGCCACCGTCGAGGACGTGGACAAAGCCGTGGTGGCCGGGCTGTCGCATCCGATGGGCCCGCTGCGGCTTTCCGACCTGGTGGGCCTGGACACCCTGAAGCTGATCGCGGACAAGATGTTCGAGGAGTTCAAGGAGCCGCAGTACGGCGCCCCGCCGCTGTTGCTGCGCATGGTGGAGGCCGGCCGGATCGGCAAGAAGACGGGCCAGGGTTTCTACACGTATTGA
- the lpdA gene encoding dihydrolipoyl dehydrogenase, with amino-acid sequence MTSHYDVVVLGAGPGGYVAAIRAAQLGLSTAIVEPKYWGGVCLNVGCIPSKALLRNAELAHIFTKEAKTFGINGEATFDYGAAFDRSRKVAEGRVAGVHFLMKKNKITEIHGYGRFTDPHTLAVELNDGGTETVTFDNAIIATGSSTRLVPGTSLSANVVTYEEQILSRELPESIIIAGAGAIGMEFGYVLHNYGVEVTIVEFLPRALPNEDADVSKEIEKQFKKLGVKILTGTKVESISDDGSQVTVVVSKDGNSQELKAAKVLQAIGFAPNVEGYGLEAAGVALTDRKAIGITDYMRTNIEHIYAIGDVTGKLQLAHVAEAQGVVAAETIAGAETLALGDYRMMPRATFCQPNVASFGLTEQQARDEGHDVVVAKFPFTANGKAHGVGDPSGFVKLIADAKYGELLGGHLVGHDVSELLPELTLAQKWDLTATELARNVHTHPTMSEALQECFHGLTGHMINF; translated from the coding sequence GTGACTTCTCACTATGACGTCGTCGTCCTCGGGGCCGGTCCCGGCGGATATGTGGCAGCCATCCGCGCCGCGCAGCTGGGGCTGAGCACCGCCATCGTCGAACCGAAATACTGGGGCGGCGTCTGCCTCAACGTCGGCTGCATTCCGTCCAAGGCGCTGCTGCGCAACGCCGAACTCGCCCACATCTTCACCAAAGAGGCCAAGACGTTCGGCATCAACGGCGAGGCGACCTTCGACTACGGCGCCGCCTTCGACCGCAGCCGCAAGGTGGCCGAGGGCCGCGTCGCCGGCGTGCACTTCCTGATGAAGAAGAACAAGATCACCGAGATCCACGGCTACGGCCGGTTCACCGACCCGCACACGCTGGCGGTCGAGCTCAACGACGGCGGGACCGAGACGGTCACGTTCGACAACGCGATCATCGCCACCGGCAGCAGCACCCGGCTGGTTCCGGGCACGTCGCTGTCGGCCAACGTGGTCACCTACGAGGAACAGATTCTGTCCCGGGAGTTGCCCGAGTCGATCATCATCGCCGGCGCCGGCGCCATCGGCATGGAGTTCGGCTACGTGCTGCACAACTACGGCGTCGAGGTGACCATCGTCGAGTTCCTGCCGCGCGCGCTGCCCAACGAGGACGCCGACGTGTCCAAGGAGATCGAGAAGCAGTTCAAGAAGCTGGGCGTCAAGATCCTCACCGGCACCAAGGTCGAATCCATCTCCGATGACGGCTCGCAAGTGACGGTGGTGGTCAGCAAGGACGGCAACAGCCAGGAACTCAAGGCCGCAAAGGTGTTGCAGGCCATCGGTTTTGCGCCCAACGTCGAGGGCTACGGCCTGGAGGCGGCCGGGGTCGCGCTGACCGACCGCAAGGCCATCGGCATCACCGACTACATGCGCACCAACATCGAGCACATCTACGCCATCGGCGACGTCACCGGCAAGCTGCAGCTGGCCCACGTCGCAGAGGCCCAAGGCGTGGTGGCCGCCGAAACCATCGCCGGCGCAGAGACTTTGGCGCTCGGCGACTACCGGATGATGCCGCGCGCCACCTTCTGCCAGCCCAACGTCGCCAGCTTCGGGCTCACCGAACAGCAGGCCCGCGACGAGGGGCACGACGTGGTGGTGGCCAAGTTCCCGTTCACCGCGAACGGCAAGGCGCACGGCGTGGGCGACCCCAGCGGGTTCGTCAAGCTGATCGCCGACGCGAAATACGGTGAGCTGCTGGGCGGGCACCTGGTCGGCCACGACGTCTCCGAGCTGCTGCCGGAGCTCACCCTGGCGCAGAAGTGGGACCTGACGGCCACCGAGCTGGCCCGCAACGTGCACACCCACCCGACCATGTCCGAGGCGCTGCAGGAATGCTTCCACGGCCTGACCGGGCACATGATCAACTTCTGA
- a CDS encoding prolyl oligopeptidase family serine peptidase yields the protein MTSHARTDAAAEHDPYLWLEDITGEQALDWVRARNEPTLARFRDAEFERMRVEALEVLDTDARIPYVVRRGEHLYNFWRDADNPRGLWRRTTLDSYRTDAPEWEVLIDVDELGRADGEKWVWAGAAVIHPEYTRALISLSRGGSDACIVREFDMQTKQFVDDGFALAEAKSQLSWEDPDTVLVGTDFGPGTLTKSGYPRVVKRWRRGTPLDEAQTVFEGARSDVNVVASVSRIPGFERTLIGRALDFWNEEVYELRGGQLVRIDTPTDASVSLHRQWLLVELRSDWTLGTRTYAAGSLLAADYEEFLSGARDFRVVFEPDEHTALNHYAWTEDRLLMVTLVDVASRVEIVRPGDWRREQLAGIPAATNTVVVSADDTGDEFFLDSSGFDSPSRLMRGTDDGRLEQLKTAPAFFDAENISVAQYFVDSTDGTPIPYFVVRPTGPAADRPGPTLLYGYGGFESSNTPGYSGVLGRLWLARGGTYVLANIRGGGEYGPGWHTQAIREGRHKVHEDFAAVATDLVDRGITTVAQLGAQGGSNGGLLMGIMLTKYPEKFGALVCSVPLLDMKRYHLLLAGASWVAEHGDPDNPDDWAFISEYSPYQNISATRRYPPVLITTSTRDDRVHPGHARKMAAALEAAGHRVYYYENIEGGHAGAADNEQVAFKSALTYSFLWQTLARP from the coding sequence ATGACGTCGCACGCCCGCACCGATGCCGCCGCCGAGCACGACCCCTACCTGTGGCTCGAGGACATCACCGGCGAGCAGGCGCTGGATTGGGTGCGCGCCCGCAACGAGCCGACGCTGGCCCGCTTCCGCGACGCCGAGTTCGAGCGGATGCGCGTCGAGGCGCTCGAGGTGCTCGACACCGACGCCCGCATCCCGTACGTGGTCCGCCGCGGCGAGCACCTCTACAACTTCTGGCGCGACGCTGACAACCCGCGCGGGCTGTGGCGGCGCACCACGCTGGACAGTTACCGCACCGACGCGCCCGAGTGGGAGGTGCTGATCGACGTCGACGAGCTGGGCCGCGCCGACGGCGAGAAATGGGTGTGGGCCGGCGCCGCCGTCATCCACCCCGAATACACCCGCGCGCTGATCAGCTTGTCCCGCGGCGGCTCGGACGCCTGCATCGTGCGTGAATTCGACATGCAGACAAAGCAATTCGTCGATGACGGGTTCGCGCTCGCCGAGGCCAAGTCGCAGCTCAGCTGGGAGGACCCCGACACCGTGCTGGTCGGCACGGACTTCGGCCCCGGCACCCTCACCAAGTCCGGCTATCCGCGGGTGGTCAAGCGGTGGCGCCGGGGCACGCCGCTGGACGAGGCGCAGACGGTGTTCGAGGGCGCCCGCTCCGACGTGAACGTGGTGGCCAGCGTCAGCCGCATCCCCGGCTTCGAGCGCACCCTGATCGGCCGGGCGCTGGACTTCTGGAACGAAGAGGTCTACGAGCTGCGGGGCGGCCAGCTCGTCCGCATCGACACCCCGACCGACGCCAGTGTGAGCCTGCACCGCCAGTGGCTGCTGGTCGAGTTGCGCAGCGACTGGACGCTGGGCACCCGCACCTACGCCGCGGGCTCGCTGCTGGCCGCCGACTACGAGGAATTCCTTTCCGGCGCACGGGATTTCCGCGTCGTCTTCGAACCCGACGAGCACACCGCGCTCAACCACTACGCGTGGACCGAAGACCGGCTGCTGATGGTGACCCTGGTCGACGTGGCCAGCCGCGTCGAGATCGTCAGGCCCGGTGACTGGCGGCGCGAGCAGCTGGCCGGGATCCCGGCCGCGACCAACACCGTCGTCGTCTCCGCGGACGACACCGGCGACGAATTCTTCCTGGACTCCAGCGGATTCGACTCACCGTCGCGGCTGATGCGGGGCACCGACGACGGGCGACTCGAGCAGCTCAAGACTGCCCCGGCCTTCTTCGATGCCGAAAACATCAGCGTGGCACAGTATTTCGTCGACTCCACCGACGGCACACCGATCCCCTACTTCGTGGTGCGGCCGACCGGCCCGGCGGCCGACCGGCCCGGGCCCACCCTGCTCTACGGCTACGGCGGCTTCGAGTCCTCGAACACCCCCGGCTACAGCGGGGTGCTGGGCCGGCTGTGGCTGGCCCGCGGCGGCACCTACGTGCTGGCCAACATCCGCGGCGGCGGCGAGTACGGCCCCGGCTGGCACACCCAGGCGATCCGCGAGGGCCGGCACAAGGTGCACGAGGACTTCGCCGCTGTGGCAACCGATTTGGTGGACCGCGGCATCACGACGGTCGCCCAACTCGGGGCCCAGGGCGGCAGCAACGGCGGACTGCTGATGGGCATCATGTTGACCAAGTATCCGGAGAAGTTCGGCGCGCTGGTGTGCAGCGTGCCGCTGCTGGACATGAAGCGCTACCACCTGCTGCTGGCCGGCGCCTCCTGGGTGGCCGAACACGGCGACCCGGACAACCCGGACGACTGGGCGTTCATCTCCGAATACTCGCCGTACCAGAATATTTCGGCGACGCGCCGGTACCCGCCGGTGCTGATCACCACCTCCACCCGCGACGACCGGGTGCACCCGGGGCATGCCCGCAAGATGGCGGCCGCGCTGGAGGCCGCCGGCCACCGGGTGTACTACTACGAGAACATCGAGGGCGGTCATGCCGGGGCGGCGGACAACGAGCAGGTGGCGTTCAAGTCGGCGCTGACCTATTCGTTCCTGTGGCAGACGCTCGCCCGGCCCTAA
- a CDS encoding putative holin, translated as MIPLPRPWVLAGAMLIGSAVGLLAGVAFTVAVHARVRPDLAVAAVVGIPSVIGLALILFSGRRWVTTLGAFVLAVAPGWFGVLVALRVTAGG; from the coding sequence GTGATTCCTCTTCCGCGTCCCTGGGTGCTGGCCGGCGCCATGCTGATCGGAAGCGCGGTCGGGCTGTTGGCCGGCGTGGCGTTCACCGTCGCCGTGCACGCCCGCGTTCGCCCGGACCTGGCGGTCGCGGCGGTGGTCGGCATCCCCAGCGTGATCGGCCTGGCCCTGATCCTGTTCTCCGGGCGGCGCTGGGTCACCACCCTGGGTGCGTTCGTGCTGGCGGTGGCGCCCGGCTGGTTCGGGGTGCTCGTCGCATTGCGGGTGACCGCCGGTGGCTGA
- the adh gene encoding aldehyde dehydrogenase, translating into MTVFARPGSAGALMSYESRYDNFIGGQWVAPARGRYFENPTPVTGQTFCEVARSDEADVDKALDAAHAAAPAWGKTAPPERAAILNKIADRIEENLESLAVAEVWDNGKPIREALAADIPLAADHFRYFAGALRAQEGSLSQIDDDTVAYHFHEPLGVVGQIIPWNFPILMGAWKLAPALAAGNAVVLKPAEQTPVSVLYLMSLIGDLLPPGVVNVVNGFGAEAGKPLASSNRIAKIAFTGETTTGRLIMQYASQNLIPVTLELGGKSPNIFFSDVMAKADDYQDKALEGFTMFALNQGEVCTCPSRSLIQADIYDEFLELAAIRTKAVRQGDPLDSETMLGSQASNDQLEKVLSYIAIGKDEGATIITGGERAELGGDLSGGFYMQPTIFAGNNKMRIFQEEIFGPVVAVTSFTDYDDAISIANDTLYGLGAGVWSRDGNTAYRAGRDIQAGRVWVNCYHAYPAHAAFGGYKQSGIGRENHKMMLDHYQQTKNMLVSYSNKAQGFF; encoded by the coding sequence ATGACTGTCTTCGCACGTCCGGGTTCGGCCGGGGCGTTGATGTCGTACGAATCCCGCTACGACAACTTCATCGGGGGGCAGTGGGTTGCACCGGCGCGCGGGCGCTACTTCGAGAACCCGACACCGGTCACCGGCCAGACGTTCTGCGAGGTGGCCCGCTCGGATGAGGCCGACGTCGACAAGGCGCTCGACGCCGCCCACGCCGCGGCGCCGGCGTGGGGCAAGACCGCGCCGCCGGAGCGGGCCGCGATCCTGAACAAGATCGCCGACCGCATCGAGGAGAACCTGGAATCCCTCGCGGTGGCCGAGGTGTGGGACAACGGCAAGCCGATCCGCGAGGCGCTGGCCGCCGACATCCCGTTGGCGGCCGACCATTTCCGGTACTTCGCCGGGGCGCTGCGCGCGCAGGAGGGCTCGCTGAGCCAGATCGACGACGACACCGTGGCCTACCACTTCCACGAGCCGCTCGGCGTGGTCGGGCAGATCATCCCGTGGAACTTCCCGATCCTGATGGGTGCCTGGAAATTGGCGCCCGCGCTGGCGGCCGGCAACGCCGTCGTGCTCAAACCCGCGGAGCAGACCCCGGTTTCGGTGCTCTACCTGATGTCGCTGATCGGCGACCTGCTGCCGCCCGGAGTCGTCAACGTGGTCAACGGATTCGGCGCCGAGGCCGGCAAGCCGCTGGCGTCGAGCAACCGAATCGCCAAGATCGCCTTCACCGGCGAGACCACCACCGGGCGGCTGATCATGCAGTACGCCAGCCAGAACCTGATCCCGGTCACCCTGGAGCTCGGCGGCAAGAGCCCCAACATCTTCTTCTCCGACGTGATGGCCAAGGCCGACGACTACCAGGACAAGGCGCTCGAGGGCTTCACCATGTTCGCCCTCAACCAGGGCGAGGTGTGCACCTGCCCGTCGCGCAGCCTGATCCAGGCCGACATCTACGACGAGTTCCTGGAGCTGGCCGCGATCCGCACCAAGGCGGTCCGCCAGGGCGACCCGCTGGATTCCGAGACCATGCTGGGCTCGCAGGCGTCCAACGATCAGCTGGAAAAGGTGTTGTCCTACATCGCAATCGGCAAGGACGAAGGCGCCACGATCATCACCGGCGGGGAACGCGCCGAACTGGGCGGCGACCTGTCCGGCGGCTTCTACATGCAGCCCACCATCTTCGCCGGCAACAACAAGATGCGCATCTTCCAGGAGGAGATCTTCGGGCCGGTGGTGGCGGTGACGTCGTTCACCGATTACGACGACGCCATCTCCATCGCCAACGACACCCTGTACGGGCTGGGCGCGGGCGTGTGGTCCCGAGACGGCAACACCGCCTATCGCGCCGGCCGCGACATCCAGGCCGGCCGGGTGTGGGTGAACTGCTATCACGCCTATCCGGCGCACGCGGCGTTCGGCGGCTACAAGCAGTCCGGCATCGGCCGGGAGAACCACAAGATGATGCTCGACCACTACCAGCAGACCAAGAACATGCTGGTGTCCTACAGCAACAAGGCGCAGGGCTTCTTTTAG
- the aceA gene encoding isocitrate lyase yields MSVVGTPKSAEEIQKDWDTNPRWKDVTRTYTAEDVVALQGTVVEENTLARRGAEVLWEQLHDLEYINALGALTGNMAVQQVRAGLKAIYLSGWQVAGDANLSGHTYPDQSLYPANSVPTVVRRINNALLRADQIAKVEGDTSVKNWLAPIVADGEAGFGGALNVFELQKAMTAAGVAGSHWEDQLASEKKCGHLGGKVLIPTQQHIRTLTSARLAADVCDVPTVVIARTDAEAATLITSDVDERDQPFITGERTKEGFYRVRNGLEPCIARAKAYAPYSDLIWMETGTPDLELAAKFAEGVKAEFPDQMLAYNCSPSFNWKKHLDDATIAKFQKELAAMGFKFQFITLAGFHALNYSMFDLAYGYARNQMTAYVELQEREFAAEERGYTATKHQREVGAGYFDRIATTVDPTSSTTALTGSTEEGQFH; encoded by the coding sequence ATGTCTGTCGTTGGCACCCCCAAGAGCGCCGAGGAGATCCAGAAGGACTGGGACACCAACCCGCGCTGGAAGGATGTCACCCGCACCTACACCGCCGAGGACGTCGTCGCCCTGCAGGGCACCGTCGTCGAGGAGAACACCCTGGCCCGCCGCGGCGCCGAGGTGCTGTGGGAGCAGCTGCACGACCTGGAGTACATCAACGCGCTGGGCGCCCTGACCGGCAACATGGCCGTGCAGCAGGTGCGCGCCGGCCTGAAGGCCATCTACCTGTCGGGCTGGCAGGTCGCCGGTGACGCCAACCTGTCCGGTCACACCTACCCCGACCAGAGCCTGTACCCCGCCAACTCGGTGCCGACCGTGGTGCGCCGGATCAACAACGCGCTGCTGCGCGCCGACCAGATCGCCAAGGTCGAGGGCGACACCTCGGTGAAGAACTGGCTGGCGCCGATCGTCGCCGACGGCGAGGCCGGCTTCGGTGGTGCGCTCAACGTCTTCGAGCTGCAGAAGGCGATGACCGCCGCCGGTGTGGCGGGCTCGCACTGGGAGGACCAGCTGGCCTCGGAGAAGAAGTGCGGCCACCTGGGCGGCAAGGTGCTGATCCCGACCCAGCAGCACATCCGCACGCTGACCTCGGCCCGGCTGGCCGCCGACGTGTGCGACGTGCCGACCGTCGTCATCGCCCGCACCGACGCCGAGGCGGCCACGCTGATCACCTCCGACGTCGACGAGCGCGACCAGCCGTTCATCACCGGCGAGCGCACCAAGGAGGGCTTCTACCGGGTCCGTAACGGCCTCGAGCCCTGCATCGCCCGGGCCAAGGCCTACGCGCCGTACTCCGACCTGATCTGGATGGAGACCGGCACGCCCGACCTGGAGCTGGCCGCCAAGTTCGCCGAGGGCGTCAAGGCCGAGTTCCCCGACCAGATGCTGGCCTACAACTGCTCGCCGTCGTTCAACTGGAAGAAGCATCTCGACGACGCCACCATCGCGAAGTTCCAAAAGGAGCTCGCCGCAATGGGATTCAAGTTCCAGTTCATCACGCTGGCCGGCTTCCACGCGCTGAACTACTCGATGTTCGATCTGGCCTACGGTTACGCCCGCAACCAGATGACCGCCTACGTCGAGCTACAGGAGCGCGAGTTCGCCGCCGAGGAGCGCGGTTACACCGCCACCAAGCACCAGCGCGAGGTGGGCGCCGGTTACTTCGACCGGATCGCCACCACGGTCGACCCCACGTCGTCGACCACCGCGCTGACCGGCTCCACCGAAGAGGGCCAGTTCCACTGA
- a CDS encoding carboxymuconolactone decarboxylase family protein, with product MTAPRIPAGRFRQLGPINWVIAKLGARTVGAPEMHLFTTLGQRRLLFWTWLAYGGRLLRGKLPTADTELVILRVAHLRGCEYELQHHRRMARTAGLDPDLQAAIFAWPQRLEPVQARLTVRQQALLAATDEFVNDRTVSEATWRQLAEHLDRRQLIEFCLLASQYDGLAATMSALAIPLDHPEGS from the coding sequence GTGACCGCGCCCCGCATCCCGGCCGGGCGGTTTCGCCAACTGGGACCGATCAATTGGGTGATCGCGAAGTTGGGCGCGCGCACCGTCGGCGCGCCGGAGATGCACCTGTTCACCACGCTGGGTCAACGCCGGCTGCTGTTTTGGACCTGGCTGGCCTACGGGGGCCGGCTGCTGCGCGGCAAACTGCCCACCGCCGACACCGAGCTGGTGATCCTGCGGGTCGCGCACCTGCGCGGCTGCGAATACGAGCTGCAGCACCATCGCCGGATGGCGCGGACGGCCGGGCTGGACCCGGATCTGCAGGCCGCGATCTTCGCCTGGCCGCAGCGACTCGAACCGGTGCAGGCCCGCCTGACCGTGCGTCAGCAGGCGCTGCTGGCGGCGACCGACGAGTTCGTCAACGACCGGACCGTCAGCGAGGCCACCTGGCGGCAGCTGGCGGAGCACCTGGACCGCCGGCAGCTGATCGAATTCTGCCTGCTGGCAAGCCAATACGACGGGCTGGCGGCCACCATGTCGGCACTGGCGATTCCGCTGGACCACCCCGAGGGGTCATGA